One window of Elusimicrobiaceae bacterium genomic DNA carries:
- a CDS encoding ABC transporter ATP-binding protein has protein sequence MSTPVLIKNLFKAYRKGGWFSKRQEKTILQEVNLTLHEHEVLGLVGESGCGKTTLAKVILGLEKYQFGSVQVLGKELKELSKAQLQHLRRELQVVFQDPYSSLDPRMTVRQILSEPWDIHGLYKEKALRAKKLKELVESVGLDSAHLARYPHEFSGGQRQRIAIARALALEPKILVADEPVSALDVSVQAQILNLLKEISRKRGLSVLFISHDFGVARFLCDRIAVMYQGQIMECAPAESLLKNPQHPYTEDLLSAVPLPNPALQKKREPLSAKYNASLQAKPCPYAPRCRYYKSHLCDKKKGLAETQEKGHYCACVRLPFKDNKSSWAI, from the coding sequence ATGAGCACGCCTGTGTTGATTAAAAACTTATTTAAAGCCTATCGAAAAGGAGGCTGGTTTAGCAAAAGGCAAGAAAAAACCATTTTGCAGGAGGTCAATCTTACCTTACATGAGCATGAAGTTTTGGGCTTGGTAGGAGAGTCCGGTTGTGGCAAAACGACCCTAGCCAAAGTGATTTTGGGGCTTGAAAAATATCAATTTGGTTCTGTGCAGGTGTTAGGTAAAGAGTTAAAAGAACTCAGCAAAGCACAATTGCAGCATTTGCGTAGAGAGTTGCAAGTAGTTTTTCAAGACCCCTACTCTAGTTTAGACCCACGCATGACGGTGCGACAAATTTTGTCAGAACCTTGGGACATACATGGCCTGTATAAAGAAAAAGCATTGCGTGCTAAAAAATTAAAAGAATTGGTGGAGTCTGTAGGCTTAGATTCTGCCCATTTGGCCCGATATCCGCACGAGTTCTCAGGCGGTCAGCGCCAGCGTATCGCCATTGCGCGGGCCTTGGCTTTAGAGCCTAAGATTTTAGTAGCAGATGAGCCTGTATCTGCTTTAGATGTATCCGTGCAGGCGCAAATTTTAAATTTGTTGAAAGAAATTAGCCGTAAACGTGGTTTGAGTGTGTTGTTTATTTCGCACGATTTTGGCGTGGCTCGTTTTTTATGTGACAGAATAGCGGTGATGTATCAAGGGCAAATAATGGAGTGTGCTCCGGCAGAAAGCCTGCTTAAAAATCCGCAACACCCATATACGGAAGATTTGCTCTCGGCCGTTCCGTTGCCCAATCCTGCTTTGCAAAAAAAGAGAGAGCCGCTATCTGCAAAATACAATGCTTCTTTGCAAGCAAAGCCTTGCCCGTATGCACCACGTTGTCGGTATTACAAATCCCATCTTTGTGATAAGAAAAAGGGTTTGGCAGAAACTCAAGAAAAAGGCCATTATTGTGCGTGTGTGCGTTTACCGTTTAAAGATAACAAAAGTTCGTGGGCCATATAG